The Calothrix sp. PCC 7507 DNA segment CGGTTAATTACAGCCCACTCATTGGTTGCTTCAGCATCTGTTGGCAGGGTTTCTAAATAAGCTTGGACTTTTTGTTCGGCAAAATAATCTTTAAGGGAAGCTTGCTGCTTTGCCAAATCTCGAAAGTGGGGAAAAACTTCGTGTTGTAACCACTGTTCTCCATATAGACATAGCCCCGGTAGTATGTCTGGAGAGTCCTGAGATTTCTCCCGAATAAAAGCTAGGGCTTCATACTCTTGGCTGAGTTCTAAAACACGGGTGGCCTCTTCGGTTTGCCCTAGCAGTAGGGCGCAGAGTGATTGTTCTAAATGTACATCTTGGCGTTTGCCTAGACGCACCAACATTTGTTTTGCTTGGCGAATTAAAGCTGGTTGACGCTGGGCAAATCCCCGTGCTATCAAGGCATAGACGGCCAAGTAGGTGGCGACAGCAGAGGGGCGTTTGCTTTCCGCCTCAAACAACTTGTGTTGTTCTGCGACTGTCAAGTAATTCCGCAACTGCTGGATAAATCGCAGAAAGTCATCGATGTTGAGGCCAGATTCATCATCGCCATTGCCATCAATCCCGCCGCGATCGTCTAGGATGTTCTGCAATAATTCCAAACCTTGGCGTCGTTCAGCAGTTTTGACTTCTGGTAGTGCCAGTAATTCTAAAATTCGATATGGTCGCAATTTGTACAGATCCGCCTGAATTTCATCCTGTACACTCACAAATAAACCTTCGTGGAATAAAACTTCCTGGCCAGTTTCTAGAGAATTGGCGGCGTTTTCGTAGTGGCCTTGCTGCCATTGCTCACGACCCAGTTCTAGGCACGCCAAGGCAATAGTGAGGACAACATCAGGGCGATCGGGATTGTTGGGGTCTTCCTCGCTCGTCGGATAATTGCCTGTTCTAGTAGATGTGCTGTTTTTATTTACCAGGTATGGACGACCCAGTTTCAATACGATTTCGTATTCCCCTAGGTCTTGCAGGATCAATAAAGCACCCACTAATTCGTCTTGGGTAATTTCGATGCTGAGACTTTGGGCGTCAATGCCACCGTTGTTGTTCTCTGGGCGATTGTCTACTGCTACGGTCCGAGAGGCAGTACCATCAGGATCATAGGCATGGGCAAGATACAGCTGATCGTAACTGCTGCGTTCTTTGGGATCTGATAAAACCACGTAAGCTTCTTCTATGAGTTGTTTGCGAGAAGAAATTGCTGCTTGTGAATACTCACGTCGCGGCATTTGCACAATGCGATCGCTGTATGCCTGCCGCAATTGTTCATAACTTGCCGCTAACGGTAGTCCTAAAATTCGGTAGTAATCTAGCGGAATTCGCACAGCCTACTTCCTCTGCACCGTAATCGACATAATTCACCTAGAGCATTCCAGGCATGTAAAACCGTGCCATAATAATATCGTGTTGACTTGACATTACAAGTGTATATTGCAACAGCTCGTTTTGTGCCTTCCCGAAATTTGAGTCATATTTTAGTACCAATATTTTGCCTTCGCCTAGGAAGCGTCAGCTGTTTGTCTTAATTCTTAGTAATTTATCTGTCAGTATTGACATCAACCTTTGATACTATAAAGCACAAACACCGCTAATAACAGCGGTATAAATCTTTCCAGAATCTAGATTGCTTTATTTGGAGGACTACGCTGCTATGTAGTGTCAGAAACACTACTTTGGATAGGTGATCCTGATAAATAGAGAAAAAGATTGTATCATTATCTGACTCTAATTACAATTCTTGAAGAAGGCAATAGGCAATTTTCTGTTAAGCTCTCTTCGCTGTTGCCTGTTCCCTCCTTAACTAACAACGGGTAAAACTATCTGCGCTCATTTTTGCCAAATTGTTCATGAATATGCAGAAAGGGAGCTATTCTGACTGGTAGCCTAATAAAAGGGAGTGCAAAGTCGGGAGCAATATATTCTGAGGGTGCAAGTTTAGCAGAGTCCACGCTAAAAAGCTAAAAATTTCCCTACTCCCGCAAAACATTGACTGGTGCATTGAGCTTGGTTGTTGACTTCAGAAACTTTAGCTGATTAACAGCTTGGCCGTATGAGAGTAATTTATTAGAGATGGTAGCTTTCCGATTTAAGACAGGGATACTAAAAAAATAATGGTTCAAGAACGTACATTACCCAAATTTGATACTGCTACTGCCCGAATTTCCAAAGAAGAAGGGCTGCGGTTATATGAGGACATGATCTTAGGGCGCTTTTTTGAAGATAAATGCGCTGAAATGTACTACAGAGGCAAAATGTTTGGTTTTGTCCATCTGTACAACGGTCAAGAAGCTGTTTCTACTGGTGTGATCCAAGCGATGCGACCAGGGGAAGATTTTGTTTCTAGTACCTACCGTGACCATGTCCATGCGCTGAGTGCAGGAGTACCAGCCAGAGAGGTAATGGCAGAGCTATTTGGCAAAGCCACAGGTTGCAGCAAGGGGCGCGGTGGTTCCATGCACATGTTCTCTGCAGAACATGGCTTGCTGGGTGGTTATGCTTTCGTCGCCGAAGGTATTCCTGTCGCAGCTGGTGCGGCTTTTCAAAGCAAATACCGTCGCGAGGTGATGGGAGATGCCAACGCCGACCAAGTGACCGCTTGCTTTTTTGGTGATGGTGCTGCTAACAACGGTCAGTTTTTTGAGACACTAAATATGGCAGCGCTCTGGAAACTGCCAATTATTTTTGTGGTGGAAAACAATAAATGGGCAATTGGCATGGCTCACGATCGCGCTACTTCTGACCCAGAGATTTACAAAAAAGCCAGTGTGTTTAACATGGTGGGTGTGGAAGTAGATGGGATGGACGTTTTAGCAGTCCGCGCCGTCGCTCAAGAAGCCGTCGCCCGCGCCCGTGCAGGTGAGGGACCAACATTGATTGAAGCCCTAACCTATCGTTTCCGGGGTCACTCCCTGGCTGATCCAGATGAAATGCGTAGCAAAGCTGAGAAAGAATTTTGGTTTGCTCGTGACCCCATTAAAAAGTTAGCAGCTTATTTAATTGAGCAAAATCTGGCGGATCAGGAGGAACTCAAAGCCATTGAGAAGAAAATTCAGGAAGTTATCGACGACGCTGTGAAGTTCGCCGAAAGCAGTCCGGAACCAGATCCTAGCGAGTTATATCGCTTTGTATTTGCGGAAGACGAGTAGATTGTTAATGGTTGACGGTTGACGGTTGACGGCTGACGGTTAACTGTTGACTGTTGACTAGGGAGAGGGGAGATGAGGGTGACAAATGACAAATGACAAATTAGGATGAAATTTATGTTTGCGATCGCCCAAAAACAACAACAATACAAAACCTACATCCTCTCGGACGAAACCGCAAAATCTGAAGTGGAAGTCGTACCAGAACGCGGTGGTATCATCACCCGTTGGCGGATTGGGGGACAGGAAATTTTCTATCTAGACACTGAACGGTTTACACATCCTGAATTAAGTGTCAGGGGTGGGAATCCGATTTTATTTCCCATCTGCGGCAACCTACCGGATAATACATATATCCACAACGGTAAGCAGTATACCCTTAAGCAACATGGCTTCGCCCGTGACTTACCTTGGGAAGCTACTGAGCAAAGAACAGAAGATAAAGCTAGCCTCACGGTTGTTCTCAACAGCAACGAGGAAACCAAGGCTGTTTATCCTTTTGACTTTCAACTGGCTTTTACCTACGAATTGCAAGGTAACACCCTAGAAGTTCGTCAGGAGTATAAAAATTTGTCCTCGGAACCATTGCCGTTTTCTGCTGGTTTCCATCCTTACTTTCTCTGTGGTGATAAAACTCAACTAAAGTTTGAGATTCCCTCAAACCAGTATCAAGACAATAAAACCAAAGAATTTCACTCCTTTGACGGCAATTTTGATTTTAACCAGGACGAGATTGATTTTGCCTTTGGACAACTCAAGAGCAAATCTGCCACGGTGATCGATAGTAGCCGGAAGTTAAAGCTCACCTTAGATTATGATGATTTTTCTACCTGGTTGGTATTTTGGACAGTTAAAGGCAAGGAATTTTATTGTTTAGAGCCGTGGAGTGCTACCCGCAACGCCCTCAACACTGGCGCAAATTTGACTGTGTTAGATCCAGGAGGTAGTCTCACCACATCTATCAGGTTAGCAGCGAACTTTTTCTAAAGCACTTTACAAATCCAAGGATGTTTGTGCTAGACTTACAAAGTTGCGAAAATTAAATAAACGGGTCGCTAACTCAACGGTAGAGTACTCGGCTTTTAACCGATTAGTTCCGGGTTCGAATCCCGGGCGACCCATATAAAAGAACATCAAATTCTATATCGTACAAAAAAGCGATCGCTTATGTTAACCAAGAAAGTGCGATCACTCTGGTGCTTTCAGAGCATCACTAAACATTTGTCCTAGTCCAGTCAACGCCAGCGCACCAGGACGAATTAGTCAGTATGAATGATTCCTATCCTGTACTTGCTATCATGTCTACCCAATTAGCCATAATTCTTCAGACCCCCACTCCTCACCTTTCTCAACAAACATGGCTGATACCATCGATTTGTCTCTAGCTCTTTCCTGTACCCCTTCTGCTCATGAGCAACATAGCAGAGATAATAAGTACCTGTGCAAAAACAATGGAAACGCTGTTTGAGGGATTAATTCAGTGTCATTCAACTCTTACACAGATGCCGTTTGTCGTATATTTACCCTTGACTAATGATGCATCAAAGTTCTGGTCGCTGGCGCTTAGGGCTAGCGTTATCGATGTTGACGGTCTTTTTGTGGGGAATTCTACCTATTGCCCTGACAGTAACGCTACAAGTGCTTGATGTCTACACAGTCATTTGGTTTCGGTTTTCGGTGTCGTTTGGGTTGCTGGCTATTTATTTAGGAGTGCAGGGGAAATTACCGACGTTAGAGCGACTACGTGCTGCGTCTTGGAAGTTGTTAGCGATCGCCACAATTTTTTTGGCACTGAATTACTTGCTGTTTTTGCAAGGTTTATCACTGACATCCCCTGCTAACGCTGAAGTAATTATTCAGTTATCTAGTCTCCTATTAGGTTTAGGGGGATTGGTGATTTTTAAAGAACACTATCAGCTGCGTCAATGGCTTGGCGTGAGTGTGCTAATTCTGGGATACATTTTGTTTTTCCATGAACAACTAACAAATTTAATTACAGGACATGGTCAATACCTTTTAGGTAGTGGGTTAGTTGTGCTGGGATCAGCAGCTTGGGCTATTTATGCTTTAGCACAAAAGCAGTTATTACAGTCTTTATCTTCCGCTCAGATTATGCTGATTATTTATGGAGGATGTGCTTTTTTATTCACGCCATTCGCCAAAAATCAAATAGTTTTGACACTCAGTAACTTGCATTTAGGAATGTTACTTTTTTGTGCTTTAAATACTCTCATTGCCTATGGAGCCTTTGCTGAATCATTAGCACATTGGGAAGCATCACGGGTAAGTGCAGTAATAGCTTTAGCTCCTATTGTTACCTTAATAGCAGTAGAAACTGTATCAGTAATTGTACCTGCTTTAATTCCACATGAAAAAATGACATTACTCGGAATATTTGGAGCTGTTTTAGTTGTAGTTGGTGCGGTAGTAATTGCCTTAAGAAAAGCTGACTGAACAGCACTTTTAGGAGTTTTTACTAGCTTTTAAATCCAGAGTATTAATTGCATATTTAAAGCTACATTAGAAATACTGAGGCAGCGTATTTTTTTATTTGTTATGATTTCACAGTAAGCGTCATTTAATTGATTAAACCTCTTACAAAGTAGATATTTTACCTACTTGTTTGGCGCATTTACAGTCAATCTTTGCTCTTGTAATCAAGAGAAAAAACTAAAAAAAATCCATAAAACTGAGGCGATTTAAGATTAATTAACCTTACCAGGGTGTCCGAATAACTACCAAAGCCAACGCCTCGTGACACAACATCAGCGAAATAGTTGAGCGATGATTAGTTCGTTTGGTAATTGGGCCAGCACCCTGAGAAAAAATTCGCTATCGCTGGTTCTTTCAATGCTGCTGCCAACATGTGGAATTAGTAATTCAGTACTGGCAGCAGAGCGAGTTCATGCATCTTATTCTGCTTTAGACCTTTCGATATCAGTCAATACTTTAGACAGCTATGCAACAACAGGTGTAATTAAGGACGAATTAGCTGTTTATCAACAGTATTTACCACCACAGCAGCTTGAGGAATTACGGCGAATTTTAAGCACTCCTGTAAAAATTAGTCCGATTGTGGTTTCCCAATTTCTCCGCACACCACAAGGGGAGTTCCTACTGCGACGGTTAGCAGCAGTAATCCAAAACAAATCGCAGCAACCACAGCCAGGATTTGATGCGTTACGATCGGCGCTAATTTTAGCCTCTGCGGAACCAGGAGGGCTAACGTTATTAAATTTGTTACGAAAGTATCCTACCAAGATTATTGACGTTGATTTAGCGCATTGCTTGGAAATAGCTGCAGAACTGGAAAAATTGGTGAATGAAACAAGCCTTGCGATCGCTGCAGTCACCAAAAAATCTCAGATAGAAGCGGCGATCGCTCCAGAGTCAATAAACTTTGCCAAATTGCCAGATTTACGGCTTCCAGGAACGTTTAAGCTGCAAAAACAGACACTGAAGCTGCTCGACTCGACACGCAACAGATTATTGTTGACTGATATTTACATTCCTAATGTCGCAACTCCAGCACCTGTAATTGTGATTTCTCACGGTTTGGGTACAGACAGCAGTAACTTTCAATATTTAGCGACTCATCTAGCTTCCTATGGTTTTGTCGTCGTTGTTCCCACTCATCCAGGTAGCAACACTCAACAATTAAATGCCAAAGCTAGCCAAGTAGCAGAATCAAACGAATTTACAGACCGACCTTTAGATGTGAAATATATCCTAGATCAACTGGAAAAAAGTAACCAGTTTGATCCCCGGTGGAAAGGGCGGTTAAATCTGCAACAAGTGGGAGTTTTCGGTCAATCTCTTGGCGGCTACACAGCTTTAGCCTTGGCTGGGGCTAAAATTAACTTTGAACAACTCAAACAAGACTGCCAACCAGAAGCGCTGCAAGATACTTGGAACATGTCTTTATTGCTCCAGTGTCGTGCTTTGGCATTGAATAGTAAAAAGTTTGCCAAAGAGTATAACTTGCGGGATGGGAGAGTGAAAGCAGCGATCGCCGTTAACCCGATCACCAGCTCCATTTTTGGCAAAGCTGGCTTAAGCCAAGTGCAAATTCCCATCATGCTCGTCGGTAGTAGTGATGATACCGTCGCACCAGCTTTATACGAGCAAATTTTACCCTTCTCTTGGTTTGCTACCACACATAAATATCTCGTCACCCTCGTAGGTGCAACCCACTTTTCCACCATCGGTAATGGTAATAGTCTCAACGAGCCAACAGGCTTACATTCCCAGATCATCGGCGATAATCCGGCTCAAGCGCGTCGTTACATCAATGCCCTGAGTTTACCTTTCTTTCAAACTCATGTGGTAGGAAAGCAACAATACGCTCCTTACCTCAACGCCACCTACGCCAAAGCCATTTCAACTCATCCTCTGAGTTTAAGTTTTGTCCAGTCTTTGAGCATGAATGAACTAGCACAAGCACTAGACGCTAATCTCAAAGCAGGTAAACCCACAAAACAAAGTTCGCCCAACTCCATAGTCAATTTTGGCTTTTGGATGTTGGATATCGGAGTAGCACTGCTGCATGTGATGATTTTCCTATGAAATCCTACTTCTATACCAAGTTTGTTTTGAGGGTTTGTAGTAAGCAATAAAGTGCTTAGAATAATCAGGACTGAAGTCCTGACTACGAACTTGCATAATT contains these protein-coding regions:
- a CDS encoding IMS domain-containing protein, which codes for MRIPLDYYRILGLPLAASYEQLRQAYSDRIVQMPRREYSQAAISSRKQLIEEAYVVLSDPKERSSYDQLYLAHAYDPDGTASRTVAVDNRPENNNGGIDAQSLSIEITQDELVGALLILQDLGEYEIVLKLGRPYLVNKNSTSTRTGNYPTSEEDPNNPDRPDVVLTIALACLELGREQWQQGHYENAANSLETGQEVLFHEGLFVSVQDEIQADLYKLRPYRILELLALPEVKTAERRQGLELLQNILDDRGGIDGNGDDESGLNIDDFLRFIQQLRNYLTVAEQHKLFEAESKRPSAVATYLAVYALIARGFAQRQPALIRQAKQMLVRLGKRQDVHLEQSLCALLLGQTEEATRVLELSQEYEALAFIREKSQDSPDILPGLCLYGEQWLQHEVFPHFRDLAKQQASLKDYFAEQKVQAYLETLPTDAEATNEWAVINRQSFSPLQANSNRRRHPAGNSRQFYQNRTPDPELPGTPSRSSSSSWNISATPAAAGSTTSETSMAQMPTAERTARVANHSLNGSAKASPPSNTQKHRRRKPASSNSRDQVSENRHRYPQRRRIFANTLEGKTRLVWTVLASLVAVLVLWLIISTTFGWVKNLFFPQASLHGEQLFIQIDQPPIAIPDKNSPQPSPEEPLANATAEETIRNWLSTKAIALGPKHEIDSLQKILTGSALSQWRLIAQQDRTDNRYRQYDHSVKVESIDKTESDPDHAVVQATVKELTQFYENGQIKKSSDETLRVRYDLIRLEGTWRIQGMSIVNKISMNY
- the pdhA gene encoding pyruvate dehydrogenase (acetyl-transferring) E1 component subunit alpha, giving the protein MVQERTLPKFDTATARISKEEGLRLYEDMILGRFFEDKCAEMYYRGKMFGFVHLYNGQEAVSTGVIQAMRPGEDFVSSTYRDHVHALSAGVPAREVMAELFGKATGCSKGRGGSMHMFSAEHGLLGGYAFVAEGIPVAAGAAFQSKYRREVMGDANADQVTACFFGDGAANNGQFFETLNMAALWKLPIIFVVENNKWAIGMAHDRATSDPEIYKKASVFNMVGVEVDGMDVLAVRAVAQEAVARARAGEGPTLIEALTYRFRGHSLADPDEMRSKAEKEFWFARDPIKKLAAYLIEQNLADQEELKAIEKKIQEVIDDAVKFAESSPEPDPSELYRFVFAEDE
- a CDS encoding aldose 1-epimerase; translation: MFAIAQKQQQYKTYILSDETAKSEVEVVPERGGIITRWRIGGQEIFYLDTERFTHPELSVRGGNPILFPICGNLPDNTYIHNGKQYTLKQHGFARDLPWEATEQRTEDKASLTVVLNSNEETKAVYPFDFQLAFTYELQGNTLEVRQEYKNLSSEPLPFSAGFHPYFLCGDKTQLKFEIPSNQYQDNKTKEFHSFDGNFDFNQDEIDFAFGQLKSKSATVIDSSRKLKLTLDYDDFSTWLVFWTVKGKEFYCLEPWSATRNALNTGANLTVLDPGGSLTTSIRLAANFF
- a CDS encoding DMT family transporter, which encodes MHQSSGRWRLGLALSMLTVFLWGILPIALTVTLQVLDVYTVIWFRFSVSFGLLAIYLGVQGKLPTLERLRAASWKLLAIATIFLALNYLLFLQGLSLTSPANAEVIIQLSSLLLGLGGLVIFKEHYQLRQWLGVSVLILGYILFFHEQLTNLITGHGQYLLGSGLVVLGSAAWAIYALAQKQLLQSLSSAQIMLIIYGGCAFLFTPFAKNQIVLTLSNLHLGMLLFCALNTLIAYGAFAESLAHWEASRVSAVIALAPIVTLIAVETVSVIVPALIPHEKMTLLGIFGAVLVVVGAVVIALRKAD
- a CDS encoding alpha/beta hydrolase, with the protein product MISSFGNWASTLRKNSLSLVLSMLLPTCGISNSVLAAERVHASYSALDLSISVNTLDSYATTGVIKDELAVYQQYLPPQQLEELRRILSTPVKISPIVVSQFLRTPQGEFLLRRLAAVIQNKSQQPQPGFDALRSALILASAEPGGLTLLNLLRKYPTKIIDVDLAHCLEIAAELEKLVNETSLAIAAVTKKSQIEAAIAPESINFAKLPDLRLPGTFKLQKQTLKLLDSTRNRLLLTDIYIPNVATPAPVIVISHGLGTDSSNFQYLATHLASYGFVVVVPTHPGSNTQQLNAKASQVAESNEFTDRPLDVKYILDQLEKSNQFDPRWKGRLNLQQVGVFGQSLGGYTALALAGAKINFEQLKQDCQPEALQDTWNMSLLLQCRALALNSKKFAKEYNLRDGRVKAAIAVNPITSSIFGKAGLSQVQIPIMLVGSSDDTVAPALYEQILPFSWFATTHKYLVTLVGATHFSTIGNGNSLNEPTGLHSQIIGDNPAQARRYINALSLPFFQTHVVGKQQYAPYLNATYAKAISTHPLSLSFVQSLSMNELAQALDANLKAGKPTKQSSPNSIVNFGFWMLDIGVALLHVMIFL